The following is a genomic window from Corynebacterium incognita.
ACGTCGTCACCATCGGCAACGGTTCCTTGCCTTCAAAAAGGCCCGGGTGCAGGCTGTTGTTGAACACCACGTCAATCTCACCTGCGGCGGCTTGCTCCTCCAGATGCCCGCGCAATCTGTCGAAGGCCGCGTTTTCCTTCTCCCGCTCCCCGGGCGGGTAGGTATGGTCGGTTTCTTCGTCCTCATGCCCGGTCCAATCAACGCCGGGAAACTCCCATGCGCTCACGTGCCCCTCGGACCCTGCGGTGGCGTATAGATCGACGCGGTGCCCGGCGCGCCGCAAGGCACGCACGGCCGTGGCGCACATGGCCTCGAGCCCGCCGGCGTAGGGCTCGCGAATGGGGAACCGGGAAGGGGCGACCAGGGCCACCCGGTACTTTTGCGCGCTCAGCTCGGAGTACATCACTCGGTGGAACTCGGCGACGGCCGCGTCCTGGGCAGCCCGATCCCCCGCGTACGGCAGGCGGCCGCGGCGCGCGAGTTCCGCCAGCGCCGCGCCGGCGGCATGCCCGTCGCCCACCGGGTAGGCCGCGGCGGCATCGGGGCGATCCGCTTGCCCAGCGAAGCAACCGACATCGGGCACAGCGACGGGAACCCCGAGGTCGCGGCACATCTCCAGCCACCCGGAGTGGGTACCGCGGTGATACGGAAGCACGACGGCGCGGCACGACGCCACGGTACGGTGCAGGGTGTCGTCGTCCATGGGTTCGTGGACCACCACCTCGACGCCCGGGGACTCGCGCAGCGCGCCCACCAGGTGGTGTTCACGGGAATCGGCGTGCACGAAGACCGTGAGCGACACGTGCTCCGCAATGGCGGCATAAAATCCAGGCTCGGCCATCACGTTCGCGCGCAGGGATTTCAAAAACACCGCCGCCTCGTGGATGAACGGTTCCTCGCGCGGCGTCGTGATGCTGGGGTGCGGCGCCACTTCAATGTCCCGCCGCTGCAGCCCGAACTCGGATACGAGCCGCTCCCGCGCGGCAGTGGTGAGCGTGAGGATCCGCGCGGCGTCGGCAAGCGCCAAGGACAGCAGCTCGTGGTAGGGTCGTTGGTCATCGAGGTGGGGGTTGTCAATGTCATGCACGGTCACCACCAACGGCACGCGTCGGGCGCGGAGGTTGTCCAAGAATGCCCGCATCTCAGAGGCGGAAAGGTGTTCGAATCCGAAATGGAGATGCACCACGTCGGCGTGATTATCCTCCCACCACTCCGGCTTGAGGCCGGGGTGCGGCCACCAGGGGGTGGGCTCGTCCAGAATTCCTGTAGTCGTTGACTGCACCGCACGTGAGTAGGGGTGCCCTGCGGGAATAGATAAGACTGCCACCCTGGCTACCGACCCCTTCCGAATTAAGACTCCGATTAATAAAAATTATTATAGAGTGGGTTGCCGAAAGGCGCACGCTCACTTGTTCCTCTCAGCTCCGGAAAGGCGGTTGTGTTGATCACTGCGGAAACAGCCACTGGCCGCCAGTTACACTACGGCGAGTTTTATCAACTCCGCCCCGTAGACACTGCTCCGGGGCCACTGCCCCGCGTGGCGGTGGTGGGAAACTGCCAGGCGGAATCACTCCGCATCTTGCTGGAATCCAGCGGGGCCGTGCGCTCGTTCCGCATCCCGCCCGTGCACGAATGGACCGCGTCGGATCTTCCCTTTGTGCACGCAGCTGTGCAGCACACAGACGTCCTCATCACCCAGCCGGTGCGCGCGGATTATCGTGGATTGCCCATCGGGAGTACGCAATTGCGTTCCCTTTTGTCGGCGGCCGCTCGCGTGGTGTTTTACCCGGTGCTGCGTTTCGACGCCCTCAACCCCTACCTCGCCATCATCCGTTCCCCGGAGGACCCCGGGCGCAACCCACCGGTCGTGCCGTACCACGACCTGCGCATACTGGCTCGAGCTGCGGGCCTTCGGGACCGCGGCCGTACCTCGCCACATGTGTGGTCCGACATCGTCGAGGACGCCGCCGCGCAGTTAAGGCTGCGGGAGGAGCGCTTCGACGCCGTGCCCATGTCCGACGTCCTGCGCACTATCCCGGTGTGGCACACGCTCAATCACCCTGACAATGCGACGCTGACGGAGCTCGCCCGCCGAGTCTTGAGCACGCTCGGCCTCACCGCGCAGCCCCGCCCGCCCCGGGACCGGGAGATGCTCGGGCACCTGCGCGCGCCCATCCACCCAGAGGCCGCGGCGGGCCTCGGATGCGCGGTGGGCCGCCCGCAATGGACCGAATCCGGCGCCGCCATTGACCAGGCCACCATCGATGCTGCTCAGCTGGAGTTTTACCGCGCCCACCCGGAGGTCGTGCTGGCCGGCTTGGAGCGCCACGCCCGCCGTTTAGAACAGTTAGGACTCCTCCCATGACCCTGCCCATCCATGTCATTGTTGGCCCCGATGCGCACGGGGTCGTGGACTACGCGCTCCGCCTGCACCGAGTGACCGGCGGTCCGGTGGTACGCGCGACGCATTACGAGGATCTTCCCAGCGCCATCGCACCGGGGCCGCTGCACTTTACGTTTACGGATCACCTCTTCGGTGACTCCCCCGACGCGGCGGCCGCGGCCGTCCTCGAGCTCGCAAAGGGGCGCACCTGGAGCATCTCCTTCCACGACGTCCCCCAGCCGGAAGAGGGCGCGGAGCGCTTCGCCCACCGTGCCCCCGCCTATCGACGTCTTGCCGACGCCTCCACCGCTAGCTTCGTCAACTCCCACCACGAGGCGGCGTTCTTCGCGCCTCTCGATGTCTCCGTGCTCCACCTCCCCCTTCCCGACTCCGCGCCATCCCGCGACACCACAGCCCACGCTGACCGGACTGGCACGCGAGTGGGCATGCTCGGGTTCATCTATCCCGGCAAGGGCCACGACGACGTCCTGCGAGCTTTGGCGGGGACGGACCTGCACCTGCGGGCCATCGGCGGCTACGCCGCCGGGCACGAGCACCTAGATCAGGACCTTGCGTCTTTGGCGGCAGAACTAGGCGTGGACTATCACGCCACGGGCTACCTTGAGCTAGACGAGCTGCACCACGAGATGGACCAGGCGGATATTCCAGTGGTGGCCCACCGGCATTTTTCCGCCTCCGGTTCGTTAATGGAGTGGCTGAGCCGCGGCCGGCGGGTACTCGCGGCGGACAGCGCATACACCCGCGAGCTGCGCGAACTCTGGCCGGAGTTCATCGACATCGTCCCTGAAGGGCACTGGTCTGCGGCGTTTCGGGACGTTCCAGAGGACTTCTCCGTCCCGCGCACGCCGCCACGCAATTGGACGTGGCGCCACGTCGCGCGCGGCTACGTGGAGGTGTGGTCGGGACCGCGCTTTGACCTGACGGGAAACTCCCTTCCTCCCGCCCCGGAACCGTCACAAGCTCTCACCGAGTGGCCCTCGGTGAGCGTGGTCATCCCCTACTACGAGGCGCAAGATGACTTGGATGCGGTGCTGGCCGGGCTGCACGAACAGGACTACCCAGGCCCGGTTGAGATCATCGTTGCGGACGACGGTTCACCCACCGCGCCCGTTGTCCCCGTCATTGTCACGGTGGTACGCCAAGAGGATAAGGGGTTTCGCGCCGCGGCCGCCCGCAACCTTGGCGCCTCCGTTGCCACCGGGGAGATCCTCGCGTTCCTCGATGGCGACACCGTCCCCGACCCGGGTTACCTGCGCGCCGTCGTCGCTATCGCCCGCCGTGACCCACGCGCTGTCGTCGTGGGCACGCGCTTACAGGGCGACGCTGAACCCGCATGGCTCCAGCGGGCGTGGGACGCGACCGCCGACCTTGCCGCGGCGGATGACACGTCGTGGCGGTTTATCATTTCAGCGGCGCTGACGTGTTCGCGGGACTTCTTCCTGGACGTCGGCGGCTTTGACGCCAGCATGGTGGGCTACGGCGGCGAGGACTGGGAATTCGGCTACCGGGCATGGAACGCCGGGGCTATCTTTCGCCATGCGCCTGAGGCCGTCGCCCGGCACCGCGATCCGGAGTGGGGCGAGCGTGTCGCTGCGCGCGATGCCGCGGAAGCGGCCGCGGAGAAGAACGGCGAGTCGGTAGCCCTTGCCCGCCGCATCACCCATCCCCTGGCGCGGCCAACGGCGGTCTTCCCCACCGCAGACGTCACGGTTCACATCCCCGCGTGGTCTGCCCCGGGGGTCCAGGAGGCTGTGATTCTGGGGTGGCTCGCGCTCGGCGATGTGCACGTCTCCCTGCCTGCTGACGCAGCGGTGCCTGCACTCTTCGCCGCCGATCCGCGCGTGCGCTCGAACAACGACATCCCCGCACCGGCTACTGTGGTGACGGAGTGGTCCACCTCTCGAGTGACCGTCAGCCTTGACGCCCCCGCGGTACCGTCTTCCCTAGACGAGCTCTACCGCGTGGAGTCCCTCGGCGGCCGGGCGGAGTTCTCCGTGGCCGACGCCTCCGGCAGCGCTGCGCACGGCACGATCGTCTTTGCCCGCCGCCGCGCACTGGAGGCCCGCGGCGTCACCACCCCGGCCGCCGTGAACTTGTCGGTTCCAGGTACGTTTTACGACGCCCCGGTGCGCCTCGAGCGCCTCTTCGCGGGCTGGTAGGACGCTAATGATCGCCTAGTTGCTGCCACACCCTGTCGTTGGTCTCGGCCCATAACGGCTTGGCCCAGTCACCGAAGTCGCGGTCAGTCAGGGCCACCATCGCGAGCTTTTCTTCCGGCGCGATCCAAAGATAAGTTCCGGACATCCCAAAGTGCCCTGCGGTGGCCGCGGGCATCTCGGCGCCGGTCCAATGCGGCTTGCCGCCTGCGACGCCCTTGTCCCCCTTGAGCTCAAAACCGAGCCCCCACGGGCAAGGCTTGTGCATGCCGTAGCCGGGCACGATGCCATCCAGCTCCGCGAATTGCGGGTTAAGCATGTCCGCCACCGTCGACGGGTGCAGCAGCTGCGGGTTCATCACCTCCGCCGCGAACGCGACCACGTCCTCCACGGTGGTGTCCAGCCCGTGCCCCGCGGACCCCACTAGCGCGGAGTCCGTCATCCCCAGCGGCGCAAACACGCCCTCGGCCAGGTAGTCCGCAAACTCCATCCCGGTGGCCTCGCCGACGAGCTCCGCCAGCCACTCGTAGCCTGCCGACGAATAGATGCGACGCTGCCCCACCGGCTTCTGCAGCTCGCGGGAATCAAACCCCACGCCCGAGGCATGCGCCAGCAGGTGCCGCACCGTCGAGCCCTCCGGCCCCGCGGGCTGGTCCAGTTCCAGCGCGCCTTCCTCCACGGCCAGCATCACGCCGTATGCCACCACCGGCTTGGTCACCGACGCCACCGAGAACACCCGCGATACCTCCCCCAGCGTCTCCACCACCTCGCCGTCGCGCAGCAGCGCGGCAGCAACGTTATCCACGGGCCATTCCGACAGGGCATCTAGATAAGCAGTCATGTTCCCCACCTTAGCCATGAGCGCACCGCCGCGACCTCTCGCTGTCCCTCACAGCCTCCGCTTCGCCTGCTACGCCAAACCCCGAGCGACAAGCCTCTGCTTGGCCCTAAAATCCGGCTAAAAATCGACCAAGCAGAGGTTTGTCGCTCGGGTTTATCTACATCAGGCGTCCGGAGCGCCGGCGAACGGGTAGTCGGTGTAGCCCTCCGCGCCCGGCGCGTAGAAAGTGGCGGCGTCAGGCGTGTTGAGTTCGAGGCCCTCGCGCCAGCGCAGGACCAGGTCCGGGTTCGCGATGAGCTGGCGCCCCACCGCCACCGCGTCCACGTGCGGCAGCGCCATGAGCGCGTTCGCCTCGTCCAAGTCAGTGACGTGGCCGAAGCCGGTGTTGGCAATCACCCGGGTCGCGCCGTTCGCCCGTGCCCGGCGCGCGAGCTCCGCGGGCAGCGAGTCCGCATCGTCGCTGGCCGCGTCCTTGTGCAACAGCGACACATAGGCAAGGTTGAGGTCGGACAGGGCGTCGAGAAGCCCGCCGAAGGTGGCCAGCGTGTCCGCGCGGTCCTCCTCAATCACGCCCTGGATATTGTGCTCCGGGGACAGGCGCAGCGCGGTGCGGTCAGCGCCGATATCCGCGGCGACGGCGCGAACGACCTCCTCCACCAGCCGATAGCGGTTGCGCGGGCTGCCGCCGTAGTCGTCGTCGCGGGTATTGGACACGGGGCTCAGGAACTCGTGGAGCAAGTAGCCGTTGGCGCCGTGGATTTCCACGCCGTCCAGCCCAGCGTCCACGGCCCGGCGCGCCGCCGCGCGGAATTGCTCCACGATGCGCGGCATCTCCTCTGCTTCCAGCGCCCGCGGCACCGGCGCGTCCTGTTTACCGTCGAAGGTGTGTACCTGCCCGCCCCACTCCAGGGCGCTGGGCGCCTCTGGTTGCTGGCCCTCCAGCAGGTTCGGGTGGGACACGCGTCCGCCGTGCATGATCTGCATGAACAGCACGCCGCCGCCCTCGTGCACGCGCTCCGCCACGCGCCGCCAGCCCGCGGCCTGCTCGTCGGTCTCGATGCCCGCCTGTCCCGGGAACGCGCGGGTGGTCACGGACGGGAAGGTGCCTTCGGTGACCACGAGTCCCGCGGACGCGCGCTGGAAGTAGTACTCCGCGTGCAGGTCGGTGGGGACGCCACTGGTGCCGGCGCGCTGGCGGGTCAGCGCCGCCATGGTCACGCGGTTCGCCAGCCGGTAGCGGCCGAGGTCGAGGGGTGAGAACAGGTCTGTCGAAGTTTCAGTCATGCTCTTCACAACGCAGCCCCGCCGCGTCACATTCCGTCGCGCTCGGCGTAGCGCTTAGCCAGGCGGTCTACGAGCTCGTCGGTGAGCTTATCGTCGGCCAGGATGATGTCCAGCATTTGGCGGTGGGTGTAGTCGCGTTCCGCGTGTTCTTCCTCGCTCATATCCTGCGGCGCGGTGGGTTCGGCGTCGTAGGAGTCGCCCGCGAAGTCCATGCCGAGGCCGGCGATCAGCCCGGGTTCTTCCACCGCGGCGTCGGTGACGGCCTCGAACTGCGAGGTGAACTCATCCAAGAAATCCTGTGCCCCGGCCTCGGCGGCGGCGCGCGTGGTGCCGGTGCGGATTTGCTTCTCGACGCGGCGTTGCAAAGCCTTTTCCATCTGCCGGTGCCGCCAGGAGCGAATCTTGGTGGGCTCGATGCGCCGTCCCACCGCGCGACCTTTGTCTTCTGCCTTCTTGGCCAGGTGTCCGATCTGCACGGCCGTGTCATTAATCGGCGCCCATTCCTCGTCGCGGGCGTGGATCCGCCAGCCCTTCCAGTATCCCAGCAGAGACAGCGCGACGCTAACGATGGGGCCTATCATCATGCCAATGGCCATGTAGCCGACGTGGTTGCTGGCCAGCACGATGGCCGCCGCGGCCACCGCGGGGATGACGGTGGGCTGGTTACCCCCGAAGACCTGCGGGGTGCGCCCGGTGACGATGTCGCGGATCATCGATCCGCCCGTCGCGGTGAACACACCCATCATGATGCACGGCAGCAGCGGCAGGCCGTAGGCAATCGCCTTCACCGTGCCGGTGGCGGCCCACAGGCCGGACACCACCGCGTCGCCGTGCGACTGCACGATGTCCCACGTGCGCCCCTTGAAGTAGACGAACCGCGCGATGATCGCGCCCGTAAACGCGAGGATGAGGTATTCGGGTTGGCTCATCGCGGCGACGGTCCCACGGTTAATAAGCACGTCGCGAATCATGCCGCCGCCGAGGGAGGAGAACATGGCCACGAAGAAGAAGCCCACGATGTCGTAGCCGCGCTTGCGCGCAATCGTGCCGCCGATCATGCCCATGAGCAGCACACCGGAGACGTCGGACCAGCGGTAGAGGTTCTCAATGAGCGGGTCCAGTTCGACGTTCATGCCTACCAGTTTAAGCACGCCCCAGGCGCGAGGGGTTAGTCTATATTTATGAAGCGTTGCCTGGCCGCCGTCCTTGCCTGCACCCTCGTCGTGGCGGGGTGCTCCCGCAGCAAGCCTTCCGACGCCCCGACACCCGCACCCACCACGACCTCGGCGAGTGCGACGTCGTCGACAAGCAAGGCGCCCACGACCTCCGCGAAGCCGACGACGAGCCGCACACCCACGTCGTCGTCGAGCACCCCCGCGCCGGCAACGGCGGGCACCGGCACGTTTTCCATGACCGGCCCCGCGCCGATTTCGGGCGCGACGTACGATTCCATGCCGTATGTCTTGCCGCTCAACCCCGCCGGCCCGCAGGCCACGATGGTGCGCTGGGTGGAGGGCTGGGGCGAGTCCCCCGCCACGGCGGAGCAGGGCACTACGTACGTGTTGGGTCATGCGTGGGGCCAGCAGCAGCTGGTGTTTAACCCCATCTCGGAATTCGTAACCGCCGCGGTGGACATGAACAACCCCACCCCGGTGCCCAGCACGAATGAGACCCCGATGCAGCGCTTCGAGACCGACGCGCTCAACGGCTCGGTCATCACCATGAAGGGTGCGAAGGGCGAGCGCCAGTGGGTGGTGGACAACGCGTACCTGGTGGATAAGTACAAGGCCGGCTTTGACAAGAACCTGGTCAACGAGCACAACCCGGGCCGCATCGTGTTGATTGCCTGCTCCGTCTCCGGCTCCCAAGACCTGGGCTACAACGTCGTGGTGGAGGGGCACCTCAAGGACTAGGCCGTGCCATGACTTGAAAGCCGGAGACCGAAACCGAACAAGCGTTCGTAAATATCGGGTGTGTAAGAGTCTCACCCAGATGGCACAATAACCTCAAGCCGTCAGAAAGGATCGTGACATGACTTCACCACTCATTGAATTTATCGAGCCTCACAAAGCTGAGGAGGAGCTCGAACGGCTTTACGCTAACCTTGACGAGCCCATAGAGGATTTCGAGTTTCGCGCCTTCACTTATCAGCTATCCGCCAAAGAGGCGGCGGTTTGGGAGCGAATTTCGGAACTCCGCTGGCTACTGGCGAGCGAATGACACCAAGGAATCCACGTGGATACGAAAGTCGACGAAAAGCTAAAAGGAGAGGTAGAGAAATTCACTGTCGATTTGACCGAAAGTCTCTCATACTTCACAAATGACAAAGTTAACTTCCATATTTCGTCGTTGACCGGACGAAAAACTCTTAGGATCCGTTTAGACCAAGGCAATGATGAGGTAGGGATCGCAGTGCTAATGTCATGCGGCTACCCTGTTTTGGGAATTCGACCGACATTTTATTTGACATGGGATTCATCAGAGTCCTACCTAGCTGTAGATTCTTCCAGCTTTGAGGTACTTCCATACGCTAGGAAAACCGGCGCCCCGCTATTCCGTGTGGAATATGACAGACACAAAACGACGCACCCTAGTTCGCATATCCACGTACACGCGCACAGCGATGAGTTCACTCATTTGCTCGGTTTTTCGAGAAAACTCGACCTTAATAATCAAAAGAAGGTTAAAGCGTATTTTAAAAACGTTCCGCTTCTTTCCAAATTTCATTTTCCCACCGGCGGTCATCGCTTCCGCCCCTGCCTAGAGGACGTACTGGAGATACTCAGGGTTGAGTTCAATTTAGATTGCGACAATTCACGCTGGAAGCCGTACCTCAAACATAAACGCATTCACTGGAGATCAATCCAAACAGCTGCCGTTGTACGGGATAGTCCAGAAACCGCGCTCAATGTCCTCATTAAGGAGTACGGCATGCCAAGACCGGAGAATTGGGTTTGTCCCTCCGACAATATCGATAGACTGACGCGGAATTAAACGCTAGGTTTCCAAGCCTTCGCTACTCTGGATGAAGTGTCAATGCAGCCCCATCAGCAAGATCAGAACCGCTCCCCCAAGCCCACCACCGTCGCGATTGTCGGCGGCGGCCCGCGCGGCCTGTGGGCGGTCGAGGAACTCCTCGAGCTAGCCGCCAACCACAGCGACCTTCACGTCGCCATCACCGTGTTCAACGCCCCGAGCCTCGAGCACTACGGCACCGACCAGCCCGACTACTGGCGCCTCAACGTCCAGGCCGACTACCTGTACACCAAAACGCTCGGCGAGTTCGGCGACTGGGCGGGCAACTACACCGACTACCTCCCCCGCGCGCTCGCCGGCCGCTTCCTCGAGGAGTCCTGGGACAACCTCCGCGTGCCGGACAACGCGTCAGTCAGCATCGTCCACGAGCACGTTGACGACCCCGACGAGCTGCGCCAACGCTTCGACGAAGTGTTGCTCGTGCGCGGCCACGCGGAGACCTGGCAAGGCGAGCTTGACGACGCCCTGACGGTCTACCCCGCCGGTTCCCTTGCGCACATCACGGCCGGTTCGTCGGTCACCGTGCGTGGATTGTCACTCACCTTCACAGACGCCGTCCTGGATCTGACCATCGGCCGCGGCGGCACCTCGCGGCATGAGGGCTTAAAGGACGTCGGCACGTACACCCCGTCCGGCCAAGAACCCGCGGTCATCCACCCCTACTCGCGCAGCGGCCGGTTCCTCACGGTCAAACCTGACGACGCCGTCGAGTTCGACCTCAGCCACCTGCGCGCGACGCAGTCTGGGGCGGTGTCGCTCGCGACGTCGGCAGGCGACATCATGGAGGCCATCATCGCCGGCGCGCAGCATCTCGCTCCGAAGCTGTCCCGCAGCGCCCTCGACGCCGTGGTGGAGGGCAACGATTCCACCGGCGACGCCGCCGAGGACTTCCGGCGCGACTTCGCCGTGGCCACCGGCAGCATCGACCCCACCAGCGGCGATCCCGCCACCGCCGGGATGGTGCTCGCGGAGTCCTTCCGCGCCGTGCATCCCGCGCTGGTGAACAAGCTGTCGTTTACCGAGGAGTTCGACGATTTCCACGACTACACCGACGTCCTCGACCGTGTGGTCTACGGCCTGCCGGTGGTCAATGCGCGCATCTTGCTTCAGCTTTTCGACGCCGGCATCGTCACCACCGACACCACCCTCGAGCACGATTCCGACTTCACCGTGGACGCCATCATCCCGCCCGCGGCCAAGCCGCCCATCAAGACGCTGCGCAACGCGCGGCTGAGCCCGAACTCCAACCTGGCCGCCGCCGGCCGCGTCACCGAGGGCTGGATCCACGGCAACGACACCATCACCCGCGAGTACCACGAGGTCATCCCCAACTGGGCCCACGACGTCTACTCGCGCGCGACGGCGTAGATACTAGCCCGCTGCCGCGCCCGCTCCGGTGCCTGATTTCTCTCCAGCGAGCTCCCGCAAGTTCTCTTCGACAGATTCTGCCAACTGCGAGTAATCGCTCTCGTCGGCGTCGATAACGATGTGCGCGGAGTAAGCGCCCACGGCCTCCGCGTATCGACGAGCCGTCCGAAGCGTGTGGTTCTTCGAGTTCAACTGCGAGATGGACTCGAAGCGAGACACCACAGATCGATCTACGCCCATGCGCTGTGCAATATCACGTTGAGTCAAACCCTTGCGTTTCCTTACCATCACGAGCTGCTCGATAAACGCCATATCCGCGCCGATAAGATCAATCTCCAATTGCTCTTCAGGTGGAATCGTTAGTTTCGCCATTGTCATCGCCTTCCTTAGCGCCCCAAAACGGTGGCGTACTCAAATCCTGTTAACACTTACCCTAGCCTAGCGTGCATTAAAATGCACCCTCTGTATTGTTTCGAGGCCAAGGCCGGTACTCTACCTCGTTTTCTCGACACCACCGTTTTGCTATATGCATCGCCTGAACGATATCCCGGTCTTGACTGTCTCGCGTCTTCCTAGCGTCACTCGCACTCGTACCGAAAAGTCTCTTTTCCCTGCACAAAACGATCAGCATTTGATGCTCTGGCTTCCCAACGCGATGGGAGATGTCTACAAAGTACAACCGATATTGTCTTCGCATCCCCAACTTGGATGCACGCTTCGCTGATGCTGTCTCATAGCCCTTTACTTCTCCTAGCCAAGGTGGGTCGGACACCATTCTCAGGACATGCCGCCCACTGGGCTCAACGAGTTCCGGTTCCGCGATACGAGTACCGTACTTGCCCCAACGCTCCAGTAAAGCTTTGAAAAACATAAAGGCTTCACGGTCCTGGAGCATCAATGCCTGAAAATCTGGCAGCGCGTATTCCTCAAACTCCCAACGCTCAAGACCAAATGCAATGCGATCCGGCAAGGCCAAATACACGTGCGGAATATCTGGAAAAATGATTTCCCCCCCTTTTAAAACCCCGATTACATGATTGATACTAGCGAGTGGCCCCCGATGGCGCTCGAAATTGATACCTTAAATCCGTCAGACATCATTCCGGTCTCCCAGGTTTACAATCACGAGTCGTCGAAACCGTTGCTAATACATTCGAGAACTCGATGCTCATGTCCCGGCCGTCTGAAACAATAGGGTCATGTCGGTTGAAGCACGCGCGTTGTCGCTGAGCAGGGTCATGAATGACTCTGCGGCTGTCCGCCTCCTGTCAGCGGATTTGGCCCCGGTTATCTTGGCGATCATCGCCGAACATTTCCCGCAGGGTGCCAAGCCCCGTTCCGCCGCTGAGCTCTATGAACTCATGGTGATCGACTTTGAGGTCATGGCCAGCAAGTTCTCCCTACCGCGCAAACCCCAGGATTACTGCACTGACTGGGTCAAGCAGGGCTGGTTGGTGCGCAAATCCGGCACCGGCTCGCAGGGCGAAACCTTGGAGCCCAGCGAGGACGCGCTAGTTGCGCTCGAAGCGGTGCAACGCTGGGAGAAGCCGACGAACACCGTCACGGCCTCGCGCATCGAATCGATTAGCTCTTCGCTGCGTCGTTTGGCGCGCGATACCAATGAAGACATCGCCTCACGCATCCGCAGCCTGGAATTGGAGCGCGACGCGATTGACCGTGAGATCGAGCGAGTATCCCAGGGCGACTTCGAGAGTCTTTCCGCGCACGACACCGCGGAACGCGTCGCCGACATCCTGGCCATGGCCCAGGCGGTGCCCAGCGATTTCGCGCGCGTGCGCCATGACTTCGAACGTCTCAACCACGTGCTGCGGCGCCAGCTGCTTGACCCCGAGGGCTACCGCGGAGACGTGTTAGATGACATCTTCCGCGGCGTGGACCTCATCGGAGACTCAGACGCCGGCCGCAGCTTCGACGGGTTCCGAGCACTGCTTACTGACCGTGAACGCTCCGCATGGGCGGATGAATGGATCGCGGAGATCCTCGACAGCGAGTCCGCCGCGCACCTCCCCGCCGGTGAAAGAAGCCGCCTGCGCCGCCTATTCCGCGACATGGAGGACACCAGCGACGAAGTCGCGCGAACCAAGGCAGGACTCGCGCGCAGCCTGCGCAACTACGTCACCTCCGAGCAATTCGCCGAGGACCGCCGAATGATCGAGCTGTTGCGCGAAGCACGCGGCCTGGCGGCCGATGCTGCCCAGGGCACCGGTCTA
Proteins encoded in this region:
- a CDS encoding glycosyltransferase — its product is MQSTTTGILDEPTPWWPHPGLKPEWWEDNHADVVHLHFGFEHLSASEMRAFLDNLRARRVPLVVTVHDIDNPHLDDQRPYHELLSLALADAARILTLTTAARERLVSEFGLQRRDIEVAPHPSITTPREEPFIHEAAVFLKSLRANVMAEPGFYAAIAEHVSLTVFVHADSREHHLVGALRESPGVEVVVHEPMDDDTLHRTVASCRAVVLPYHRGTHSGWLEMCRDLGVPVAVPDVGCFAGQADRPDAAAAYPVGDGHAAGAALAELARRGRLPYAGDRAAQDAAVAEFHRVMYSELSAQKYRVALVAPSRFPIREPYAGGLEAMCATAVRALRRAGHRVDLYATAGSEGHVSAWEFPGVDWTGHEDEETDHTYPPGEREKENAAFDRLRGHLEEQAAAGEIDVVFNNSLHPGLFEGKEPLPMVTTLHTPAFWEVQDAVTAAAARLDTRFGGHPAGVFAAVSAATAASWELPEPAHIVPNGYDEYVWKPGNSIIGESEHGQVGSHAIWFGRIVAEKGLHVAIDACRAAGLELHIAGRVGDPAYMDAEITPRLGDDLTFLGELSHEELADAVSRAAVCAVTPQWDEPFGLVIIEAMGCGTPVAALRRGGVGEILADFPERLADTPEGLVQALLRAREADREDTAAWALRHYSLRAFAHRYAQLFAVARGHKEEQK
- a CDS encoding WcbI family polysaccharide biosynthesis putative acetyltransferase gives rise to the protein MLITAETATGRQLHYGEFYQLRPVDTAPGPLPRVAVVGNCQAESLRILLESSGAVRSFRIPPVHEWTASDLPFVHAAVQHTDVLITQPVRADYRGLPIGSTQLRSLLSAAARVVFYPVLRFDALNPYLAIIRSPEDPGRNPPVVPYHDLRILARAAGLRDRGRTSPHVWSDIVEDAAAQLRLREERFDAVPMSDVLRTIPVWHTLNHPDNATLTELARRVLSTLGLTAQPRPPRDREMLGHLRAPIHPEAAAGLGCAVGRPQWTESGAAIDQATIDAAQLEFYRAHPEVVLAGLERHARRLEQLGLLP
- a CDS encoding glycosyltransferase; this translates as MTLPIHVIVGPDAHGVVDYALRLHRVTGGPVVRATHYEDLPSAIAPGPLHFTFTDHLFGDSPDAAAAAVLELAKGRTWSISFHDVPQPEEGAERFAHRAPAYRRLADASTASFVNSHHEAAFFAPLDVSVLHLPLPDSAPSRDTTAHADRTGTRVGMLGFIYPGKGHDDVLRALAGTDLHLRAIGGYAAGHEHLDQDLASLAAELGVDYHATGYLELDELHHEMDQADIPVVAHRHFSASGSLMEWLSRGRRVLAADSAYTRELRELWPEFIDIVPEGHWSAAFRDVPEDFSVPRTPPRNWTWRHVARGYVEVWSGPRFDLTGNSLPPAPEPSQALTEWPSVSVVIPYYEAQDDLDAVLAGLHEQDYPGPVEIIVADDGSPTAPVVPVIVTVVRQEDKGFRAAAARNLGASVATGEILAFLDGDTVPDPGYLRAVVAIARRDPRAVVVGTRLQGDAEPAWLQRAWDATADLAAADDTSWRFIISAALTCSRDFFLDVGGFDASMVGYGGEDWEFGYRAWNAGAIFRHAPEAVARHRDPEWGERVAARDAAEAAAEKNGESVALARRITHPLARPTAVFPTADVTVHIPAWSAPGVQEAVILGWLALGDVHVSLPADAAVPALFAADPRVRSNNDIPAPATVVTEWSTSRVTVSLDAPAVPSSLDELYRVESLGGRAEFSVADASGSAAHGTIVFARRRALEARGVTTPAAVNLSVPGTFYDAPVRLERLFAGW
- a CDS encoding serine hydrolase domain-containing protein; protein product: MTAYLDALSEWPVDNVAAALLRDGEVVETLGEVSRVFSVASVTKPVVAYGVMLAVEEGALELDQPAGPEGSTVRHLLAHASGVGFDSRELQKPVGQRRIYSSAGYEWLAELVGEATGMEFADYLAEGVFAPLGMTDSALVGSAGHGLDTTVEDVVAFAAEVMNPQLLHPSTVADMLNPQFAELDGIVPGYGMHKPCPWGLGFELKGDKGVAGGKPHWTGAEMPAATAGHFGMSGTYLWIAPEEKLAMVALTDRDFGDWAKPLWAETNDRVWQQLGDH
- a CDS encoding alkene reductase, whose translation is MTETSTDLFSPLDLGRYRLANRVTMAALTRQRAGTSGVPTDLHAEYYFQRASAGLVVTEGTFPSVTTRAFPGQAGIETDEQAAGWRRVAERVHEGGGVLFMQIMHGGRVSHPNLLEGQQPEAPSALEWGGQVHTFDGKQDAPVPRALEAEEMPRIVEQFRAAARRAVDAGLDGVEIHGANGYLLHEFLSPVSNTRDDDYGGSPRNRYRLVEEVVRAVAADIGADRTALRLSPEHNIQGVIEEDRADTLATFGGLLDALSDLNLAYVSLLHKDAASDDADSLPAELARRARANGATRVIANTGFGHVTDLDEANALMALPHVDAVAVGRQLIANPDLVLRWREGLELNTPDAATFYAPGAEGYTDYPFAGAPDA